The stretch of DNA AAATGATTCGTTTCGAAGAAGGTACACGCACCGGCGATGATATTGAAGCGTTGCACGACATGCGCGTGTGGTCGCGGCGTTTGCGCGAGGCGTTGGAAATCTTTGCCTTCTGTTTTCCGCCAAAGGTTTATGAGAAGCTTTATGAACGCGTGCGACAGGTCACAAAAACACTCGGTGCGGCGCGCAACGCTGATGTTGCCGTGGAGTTCTTTGCCGCGCATCATGCGCAGGCACAGGAATTGGTGGAACGCGTTGCGCTGGAAGATTTGTTGCGCCGGTTGGTGAAGGAACAAACGCGCGAACGCGAGCGCATGAAAGAACGCCTGGATAAGAAAGTCAAGGCAAACGAACTGTCGGCCGTGATTGAAGCCTCGTTTGTGAAATTGGCGCAGACTCCGGGATTCCGCCGGCGCGGGCCGCGCACCGCCTTGCGACTTGCGCGCGCTTTATTGCTGAAGCGTTTGCAGGAGGTGTTTAAGATTCGTGCGGCTATCTTGGGCGAGAACGATGTGGAAGGCCTGCACAACTTGCGCATTGCGGTCAAGAAATTGCGCTATGCCCTGGAGATTCTCGGGTTCGCTATTGGCGAGAGTGCGGCAGAAAATCTAAGCTTTTTCAAGAAGCTGCAAACTGTGCTCGGCGATTTACACGATCGTGATGTCTTTCTCGAGGTGGTCAAGGAAAGGTATGAGACGTTGGAAAAGCAGACCTTTGCCACGCTCTTGCTGTCGGGATATGAAAGCGTTTTTATACACCTTGTGAAAGAGCGCCGCCAGTTTTATGAAAAGTATCTCAAAATTTTTGGCGAGGCCAAATTTGCAGAATGGCGCAAACGCGTCGTGCCGCCACTGCCAAAGAAAACGGTGAATCCCGTTATTCCGAAAAACGAAGCCGCCATTATTGCGGAGCAGCAGCCATGACCAATTTTGAATTCAAAGCGCGCTTGCACGATTTACCAAACATCAAGTCCGTCCTGCTCGCTCGCGCGGCCGGCTCTGCCGGCATCTTGCAGCAAACCGATACTTATTTTTATGTTTCCTCTGGCCGGTTGAAGCTGCGTGAAATTGTTTACGAATCTCAAACAACCCATGTACCGCAGCGCGCCGAAAGCCAATTGATTTTTTATCAGCGCCCGGATCATGCCGCAGTGAAACGCAGCGATTATCATATCGCTCCGATTGGCGAAGCCGCAATGTTGCGCGAGGTGTTGGCGCTGGCCCTCGGCGTGCGTGTGATGGTGAAGAAGCGGCGCACACTTTATCTCCTACCCATGAAAAACGGGGGCAGTATTCGCATCCATCTTGATCAAGTTGAGGGGCTGGGCGATTTTGTGGAAGTCGAGGCGTTGGCGCACGCTGACGAATTTGCTGCCGCTGCCGAGGTAGAAGCGCAGGTGCTGTTGCAAGCCTTTCATATTACTGAAAACGATCTGATCTCCGGCTCCTATGCTGATTTGCTGCTGGCAAAGCCTTCCGGCGAACGCTCGGCGTGATTTGTTCCGACGGCGTGACAAGATTTGATCATCGTATAAATTTTTAAACGAGGAGACCCCCCGCGTTTTTTTCAGATTTGAATGCCGTCATATTCAAGATTTGCGAAGAGGAGGCCATTGATTACGGAATTTTCGCTTGACTTTATGTAACCCTTCGTCTATTTTACCGCCACATTTATCAACTTGCCTGTGGGATTGTGTTTTATCTTTGGGTTGCCTAGGGGAGGTTTTTGCGGCTCATGCAGTGAGCTGTGAGGAAACCGAGAGCAACGCAGGAGTTGAGCATGTTCAGCGCGATAATGAATGATGGGCGTTCTCCTTGGGCGAAGCAACAACGGAACGGTTAGCGACGGACGTTGCGGCCACGCTTAGGGAGAACGCCTTTTTTGTTTAGGCGGCAGGATGACGGAGTTTACCCGTTTTCATCCCTAAACGATTCGGGCGTCACGAACTTTGATAGATCGGCGCGTTGGCTATGCGAGATAAGATTCATGCATTTTTGTTGCAATGCGGCGGGCAAGCGTCTTCGATTGCCATTGCGCGCGCTGTTTTTCACTTGCGTCATGCCTCGGTTTTGCAAGCGGAAAAAATTGTGACGCCGCTGTTGCGCGATGATGCTCGCGTGCGGAATGATGGTTTGGGAAACTGGCATTTGGTCCCGGTGAACGGCGCGGCGGAAAATAACATGCGGCTCAGCGCCTGCCTCATCGAAACCCCGATGCGACCGGTGGAAATCAAGCAAGCGCGCAGCATGGTTTTGGGCTTATGCTATATGCCTCAAGGTGAAACAGGCGAAATCGCCGCATATAACATTGGCGCCGGGCATGCGATGACAACCGAGACCGTGTTCTCTGAAAAAACTGTTAGCGAATTCTGGCAACTTTGGTCGGAGCGGCTGCAACAGGCTGTGCTGGTTTCTTGGAATCTACGCAGCTCTTTGTTGGCGTTGCGCCGCCTCGCCGCAATGAACCGCCGGCCGTTTTTGCCCATGACAACCATCGCCTTGCCAAAATTGGCGCAGCATCTGCTTCAATTGCCGCGCGCGCCCAAGCTGCCGGCGCTTTATGCCCGCATGTTTGCACATCGCCCCTGGCATGACGGGCTGGTTGATTGTCTCAACGCAGAAAGCGAGATTTTGACGGAACTGGTCAGGAGGGGTGAAGCGCAAGGCTTGACAACGTGGGAACAGCTCGCGACCTATGCGCGGCAAGACACGCGCGTGAATTTTGGCAGCTATGATTTTGATGAGCGCTTTGTCGGGCAATTGCCCGAAGCGCCCGGCGTTTATCTCATGAAAAACGCCAAAGGCAAAGTGATTTACGTCGGAAAAGCGGCAAATTTGCGCAAGCGCGTGCAAAATTATTTTCGACAGCCAACGCCGGAGGATGTAAAGCTGCAGCGGCAACAAACGGAATTAAAAACGTTGCATTATGAAGTCCACGACACGGAGCTTGAGGCATTGCTGCGCGA from Cytophagia bacterium CHB2 encodes:
- a CDS encoding CYTH domain-containing protein, with the protein product MAQTRRAATAKENGESRYSEKRSRHYCGAAAMTNFEFKARLHDLPNIKSVLLARAAGSAGILQQTDTYFYVSSGRLKLREIVYESQTTHVPQRAESQLIFYQRPDHAAVKRSDYHIAPIGEAAMLREVLALALGVRVMVKKRRTLYLLPMKNGGSIRIHLDQVEGLGDFVEVEALAHADEFAAAAEVEAQVLLQAFHITENDLISGSYADLLLAKPSGERSA
- a CDS encoding CHAD domain-containing protein, which gives rise to MIRFEEGTRTGDDIEALHDMRVWSRRLREALEIFAFCFPPKVYEKLYERVRQVTKTLGAARNADVAVEFFAAHHAQAQELVERVALEDLLRRLVKEQTRERERMKERLDKKVKANELSAVIEASFVKLAQTPGFRRRGPRTALRLARALLLKRLQEVFKIRAAILGENDVEGLHNLRIAVKKLRYALEILGFAIGESAAENLSFFKKLQTVLGDLHDRDVFLEVVKERYETLEKQTFATLLLSGYESVFIHLVKERRQFYEKYLKIFGEAKFAEWRKRVVPPLPKKTVNPVIPKNEAAIIAEQQP